A single Sphingobium sp. JS3065 DNA region contains:
- a CDS encoding TrbI F-type domain-containing protein, producing the protein MILLGFIWAMWVTRTLLAPRRDQIVSARLSAIVGEYVQAQARSASPPEQIAAETRRFMARLEGELQRRSHAGQVVMAGEAVLSRNVPDITESVKKAVYSSGISLPRQARVREKEPPVQGAVPAAAAAGEGPDLPDPFAAAAPPAQRTTPGAQGVSDATAAPGFAAGASVATFGGTDGATAR; encoded by the coding sequence GTGATCCTCCTGGGGTTCATCTGGGCAATGTGGGTGACAAGGACGCTTCTTGCGCCGCGCCGCGACCAGATCGTTTCCGCCCGGCTGTCGGCCATTGTCGGTGAATATGTGCAGGCGCAGGCGCGATCAGCCTCGCCGCCCGAACAGATTGCGGCGGAGACGCGCCGTTTCATGGCGAGGCTGGAAGGAGAATTGCAGCGCCGCTCCCATGCCGGGCAGGTAGTGATGGCAGGAGAAGCGGTGCTGAGCAGGAACGTGCCGGATATCACCGAGAGCGTCAAAAAAGCGGTCTATTCTTCGGGCATTTCCCTGCCGAGGCAAGCGCGTGTGCGGGAAAAGGAACCGCCTGTGCAAGGGGCCGTGCCGGCCGCGGCTGCCGCTGGCGAAGGACCGGACCTGCCAGACCCTTTTGCCGCCGCTGCACCCCCGGCGCAACGGACAACTCCGGGCGCACAGGGCGTAAGCGATGCGACCGCCGCGCCGGGCTTTGCCGCAGGCGCCTCGGTCGCGACCTTTGGAGGAACCGATGGCGCGACCGCACGGTGA
- the traW gene encoding type-F conjugative transfer system protein TraW has protein sequence MRRLLSGAGILGSLAGAAFAIGSMGADAKDYGQAGQTFPVVEPDLLATIESRLKRAEASGEIARMNEQFARRVEAKVRRPDPVSGLSPANRPKEWDFDPSVILERDIRDQKGRLIAAAGQKINPLDFLKIAQDLVFIDGENPAQMEWATSRYDESQAKIILVAGSPIEEMTRRQRRFYFDQQGRLTAKFGIRHTPAVVKQAGKVMRVREILLEKGRAS, from the coding sequence GTGAGGCGGCTCTTGTCCGGCGCCGGCATTTTGGGGTCTCTGGCGGGGGCTGCGTTCGCCATCGGTTCGATGGGCGCAGACGCGAAGGATTATGGGCAGGCCGGACAGACATTCCCCGTCGTTGAGCCGGACCTTCTTGCAACGATCGAGAGCCGGCTGAAGCGAGCCGAAGCCAGCGGTGAGATCGCACGGATGAACGAGCAGTTTGCCCGGCGGGTCGAAGCAAAGGTGCGCAGACCTGATCCGGTGAGCGGGCTATCTCCAGCCAACCGGCCGAAGGAATGGGATTTCGATCCGTCGGTCATTTTGGAGCGGGACATTCGGGACCAGAAGGGGCGACTGATCGCGGCGGCCGGACAGAAGATCAATCCGCTCGATTTCCTCAAGATCGCTCAGGACCTTGTCTTCATAGACGGCGAAAATCCTGCCCAGATGGAATGGGCGACCTCGCGTTACGATGAAAGCCAGGCCAAGATCATCCTCGTGGCGGGCTCACCGATCGAGGAAATGACCCGCCGCCAGCGGCGTTTCTATTTCGACCAGCAGGGCCGCCTTACCGCCAAGTTCGGCATTCGGCACACACCGGCCGTGGTGAAGCAGGCGGGCAAGGTCATGCGCGTGCGCGAGATCCTGCTGGAGAAGGGGAGGGCGAGCTGA
- a CDS encoding S26 family signal peptidase, producing the protein MARPHGDSAPRPWRAARRRWLLLTGAVLLCLALSALQHWRSSHLLLINLTQSLPNWAFLVERDRLPARGDYIFFQPPPGALLRRHFGERRQPFGKLVLGMPGDVVAHQGALVTINGRPVVTMKPRTRLGEPLTPGHTGPVPRGCYFAGSAHKDGFDSRYAEIGFVCSRQIIGTGVPIL; encoded by the coding sequence ATGGCGCGACCGCACGGTGATAGCGCGCCCCGGCCGTGGCGGGCGGCGAGACGTCGATGGTTGCTGCTCACAGGCGCAGTCCTGTTGTGCCTCGCCCTGAGCGCGCTCCAGCATTGGCGCAGCTCTCACCTCCTGTTGATCAACCTGACCCAATCGCTGCCGAATTGGGCCTTCCTGGTCGAGCGGGACCGATTGCCGGCGAGGGGTGACTATATTTTCTTCCAGCCGCCGCCCGGAGCGCTGCTCCGCCGCCATTTTGGCGAAAGGCGCCAGCCCTTCGGCAAGCTGGTTCTGGGCATGCCTGGCGATGTCGTAGCGCATCAAGGCGCCCTCGTGACCATTAACGGGCGTCCGGTGGTGACGATGAAGCCCCGTACGCGCCTTGGCGAACCTCTGACCCCGGGACACACTGGCCCCGTGCCGCGCGGCTGCTATTTTGCGGGGTCCGCGCATAAGGATGGGTTCGACAGCCGTTATGCCGAAATCGGCTTTGTCTGCAGTCGCCAGATTATTGGCACAGGGGTTCCGATCCTGTGA